One Eubalaena glacialis isolate mEubGla1 chromosome 11, mEubGla1.1.hap2.+ XY, whole genome shotgun sequence DNA segment encodes these proteins:
- the BBS10 gene encoding Bardet-Biedl syndrome 10 protein isoform X1: MAAAGSVRAALQVAEVLETVVSCCLGPEGRQVLCTKPTGEVLLSRDGGRLLKSLHLEHPIARMMVACVSSHLRKTGDGAKTFIIFLCHLLRELYAITDKEKDSFFSENIQTHGRHWKNCCQWKFISQALLTFQTQILDYVMDHYLSRHFLSIFSSSTKERPLCRSSLEMLLGAYFCGRVGRNNHNFVSQLMCDYFFKCTACQSGFEEVLELVDDCFVELKVGVTGLPVSDSRIIAGLVLPRDFSVYCPADGDIRIVIVIETIQPLFSTFGSEFILNSEAQFRTSQFWITERTKAIMKYLQKQNVKLLLSTVKQPDLVIYCAGLNGISVVECLSSEELSLIQRVIGLAPFVLPQASSQYELSNTAVVKFCKPFILRSKRYVHLGLISTCSFTPHCIVLCGPVQGLVEQHQDALHGAFKMLRQLFKDLDLNYVTQASDQNCTSSPLIYKNSRESNDLPEIVNGSIQRPYQDTVVKNKDELAKTQTYLKAYSNLVVPSVELETNILCSTPTVTLTDTYQTDATLRCFSPNKARITDDHEPFIESNSANSTTENSRREISYENLQVTKNARKGSILAVRYKSLEMCTSQSYCFSSVPAGCVLPVGGNFEILLHYYLLNYAKKCRQSEETMVSMIIANALLGIPKILYKSKKGNYSFPQIYIRALHALQTNQPMISDQTGLESVAGKYQLLTSVLQCLTNILTIDLVINIKRQPQEIYDQDSEEEL, translated from the exons ATGGCCGCTGCGGGATCTGTGAGGGCGGCGTTGCAGGTGGCGGAAGTGCTAGAAACCGTCGTGAGCTGCTGCTTGGGGCCCGAAGGGCGGCAGGTTCTGTGTACCAAGCCCACTGGCGAGGTGCTGCTCAGCCGGGATGGAGGCCGCCTCCTGAAGTCGCTACACTTAGAGCATCCCATAGCCAG GATGATGGTGGCATGTGTTTCCAGTCATCTAAGAAAAACAGGAGATGGTgctaaaacatttattatctttctttgCCATTTACTCAGAGAACTTTATGCaatcacagacaaggaaaaggattctttcttttctgaaaatattcaAACCCATGGAAGGCACTGGAAAAATTGTTGTCAGTGGAAATTTATTTCCCAAGCTCTTCTAACATTTCAGACACAAATATTAGACTACGTTATGGACCATTACTTAAGTAGACACTTTTTGTCCATCTTTTCTTCATCCACCAAAGAGAGACCATTGTGTAGGAGCTCTTTAGAGATGCTCTTAGGAGCATACTTTTGTGGAAGAGTGGGAAGAAATAATCACAACTTTGTATCACAGTTGATGTGTGACTActttttcaagtgtacagcttGTCAAAGTGGGTTTGAAGAAGTACTTGAGTTAGTGGATGACTGTTTTGTCGAGTTGAAAGTTGGTGTCACCGGCCTTCCTGTTTCCGATTCCAGGATCATAGCTGGGCTTGTGCTTCCCAGAGACTTTTCTGTGTACTGTCCAGCAGACGGTGACATAAGAATAGTGATAGTAATAGAAACCATTCAGCCTCTTTTTTCAACTTTTGGATCAGAGTTTATTCTAAATTCAGAAGCACAGTTTCGGACATCTCAATTTTGGATTACAGAAAGGACAAAagcaataatgaaatatttacagaagcaGAATGTAAAATTGCTCCTATCTACTGTGAAACAACCAGACTTAGTAATTTATTGTGCAGGACTGAATGGCATATCCGTGGTGGAGTGTTTATCATCTGAAGAACTTTCTCTTATCCAGAGAGTCATTGGTCTCGCTCCCTTTGTACTACCACAGGCCTCTTCTCAGTATGAACTCTCTAACACTGCTGTGGTGAAATTTTGTAAGCCCTTTATTCTTAGATCCAAAAGGTATGTTCATCTTGGCTTGATTAGCACATGTTCGTTTACACCACACTGTATAGTTCTTTGTGGTCCAGTGCAGGGTCTTGTTGAACAACACCAGGATGCTTTACATGGAGCATTTAAAATGCTTCGGCAGTTATTTAAAGACCTTGATCTAAATTATGTGACACAAGCCAGTGACCAAAATTGTACTTCAAGTCCTCTTATTTATAAGAATAGTAGAGAAAGTAATGACTTACCAGAAATTGTTAATGGCTCAATACAAAGGCCATATCAGGACACAGTTGTAAAGAACAAAGATGAACTGGCAAAAACTCAAACATATTTAAAAGCATATTCAAATTTGGTAGTTCCAAGTGTAGAATTAGAAACAAATATATTGTGTTCAACACCAACAGTGACACTAACAGATACATACCAGACAGATGCAACACTGAGATGTTTCTCTCCAAACAAAGCCAGGATAACGGATGACCATGAACCATTTATTGAGAGTAATTCTGCTaactcaacaacagaaaataGTAGAAGAGAAATTTCTTATGAAAATTTACAGGTCACAAAAAATGCTAGAAAGGGGAGTATATTAGCAGTGAGATATAAGTCACTAGAGATGTGTACTTCCCAGAGTTACTGTTTCTCATCTGTACCAGCTGGTTGTGTTTTGCCAGTGGGTGGTAATTTTGAGATCTTGTTGCATTACTATCTTCTCAACTATGCCAAAAAATGCCGGCAGTCAGAAGAAACCATGGTTAGTATGATAATAGCTAATGCACTTTTAGGCATTCCCAAAATCTTGTATAAGTCTAAGAAAGGAAATTACAGCTTTCCACAAATATATATAAGAGCTCTCCATGCACTGCAAACCAATCAACCCATGATAAGCGACCAGACAGGTTTGGAATCAGTTGCTGGTAAATACCAGTTACTAACTTCAGTTCTTCAGTGTTTGACAAACATTTTAACCATTGACTTGGTAATCAATATTAAGAGACAACCTCAGGAAATTTATGATCAAGATTCAGAAGAGGAACTATAA